From a single Drosophila sulfurigaster albostrigata strain 15112-1811.04 chromosome 3, ASM2355843v2, whole genome shotgun sequence genomic region:
- the LOC133846135 gene encoding uncharacterized protein LOC133846135 translates to MLFLAPRKHLLASNLIILLLIYVMRKCLQLFCIIENKACGKENCKCEEPENCMDSPPPERRGFKLIPDAMRKTMHGFGYGEGHYQIFVEKKERNFPTKSRLNAASAELKLNPN, encoded by the coding sequence ATGTTGTTTCTGGCGCCGCGCAAGCATCTGCTTGCCAGCAACCTGATCATCCTGCTGTTGATCTATGTGATGCGCAAGTGCCTGCAACTATTCTGCATCATCGAGAACAAGGCTTGCGGTAAGGAGAATTGCAAGTGCGAGGAGCCGGAGAATTGCATGGACTCACCGCCGCCGGAACGCCGTGGATTCAAGTTGATTCCGGATGCCATGCGGAAAACTATGCATGGCTTTGGTTATGGCGAGGGTCACTATCAGATCTTTGTGGAGAAAAAGGAGCGTAATTTCCCCACCAAATCGCGTCTGAATGCGGCCAGCGCTGAACTCAAGTTGAATCCCAATTAG
- the LOC133840241 gene encoding probable serine hydrolase, with protein sequence MTTHEAEATTTTHTNESNGIESEHEQPPMDVRINMPWGYVVGRWYGNRQVRPILALHGWLDNLGTWDKLLPLLPKHLGVLCIDLPGHGYSSKLPEGIAYHFVDYLCVILRIMEEYNWSKVSLMAHSMSAMLCFIFASLYPHRLDMLISIDIVRTRYRKPPSQIDYLRTNIERYMVEDERFANAKREEPPAYTWQDLEHVLHKGSGKSVNLENCHHILERNVAKSTKYPDKYFFSRDGRCKYYFEFHTSPPFAAELARTIRNVPYCVIKGSESNFIDEESQEVIDILRSNNPHFQLHEVEGTHHVHLNNAPGVAAVINPFIMHHRPPQLETWTVDEGNELPDAVKKFALAVDDAENVKRRKRKSNL encoded by the exons ATGACAACACacgaagcagaagcaacaacaacaacacacacgaATGAAAGCAATGGAATTGAATCGGAACATGAACAG CCTCCGATGGATGTGCGCATCAATATGCCCTGGGGATATGTGGTCGGACGATGGTATGGCAATCGTCAGGTACGTCCGATACTAGCACTACACGGCTGGCTGGACAATTTGGGCACGTGGGACaaactgctgccgctgctgccgaaACATTTGGGCGTGCTGTGCATTGATCTGCCTGGCCATGGCTACTCATCCAAACTGCCCGAGGGGATTGCCTATCACTTTGTCGACTACCTGTGCGTGATACTGCGCATCATGGAGGAATACAACTGGTCCAAGGTCTCACTGATGGCCCACTCGATGAGCGCGATGCTCTGCTTCATCTTTGCCTCGCTCTATCCGCATCGCTTGGACATGCTGATCAGCATTGATATTGTGCGCACTCGCTATCGCAAACCCCCATCGCAGATCGATTATCTGCGCACCAACATCGAACGCTACATGGTCGAGGATGAGCGTTTTGCAAATGCCAAGCGGGAAGAGCCACCGGCATACACCTGGCAGGATCTGGAGCATGTGCTGCACAAGGGTTCGGGGAAATCGGTGAACCTCGAGAATTGCCATCACATACTCGAACGCAATGTGGCCAAGTCCACCAAGTATCCGGACAAATACTTCTTCTCCCGTGACGGACGTTGCAAGTATTACTTTGAGTTCCACACAAGTCCGCCCTTTGCCGCCGAACTAGCGCGGACTATACGTAATGTGCCCTACTGTGTGATCAAGGGTTCCGAGTCGAACTTCATCGACGAGGAGAGTCAGGAAGTGATCGACATACTGCGCTCCAATAATCCACACTTTCAGCTGCACGAAGTTGAGGGCACTCATCATGTGCATCTCAACAATGCCCCCGGCGTAGCAGCCGTCATCAATCCCTTCATCATGCACCACCGACCACCGCAGCTCGAAACGTGGACTGTGGATGAAGGCAACGAGTTGCCGGATGCAGTGAAGAAGTTCGCTTTGGCCGTGGATGATGCAGAGAATGTGAAGcgaagaaagagaaaaagcaaCCTATAG
- the LOC133842872 gene encoding uncharacterized protein LOC133842872 isoform X1, whose translation MASSGSRVGRTASTMSGGQKSRQTFPTRQPCFTLKRPLIFQVRKSLVEYVDDELLEMKTSVFYQRIFILAKNVERERESNQSTHATLAAHAATAATMAASRPQLDGDTATLKTAEVMGGGDDEHYSQASTVEELPTQPKLEPDDAQDPEKETLTRTFNFDFDDDAQGEDEAEELEAEAELEAGPKDRYTLFTEKLQELQKKCRYLSYTPDPMCGLLVYMNDYTMLMLESGEDMMGIFCGELLKCIGDYWQSNRVVLIEDHIQDLYTRELVFRRIPAAFLNEKFPPSTPTDEYLMGKQHLIIKEKMHTICSLVHDSLEPRGLTATDLSHAESTMDPPSDNEGGFEGSEEDHPPRVSYQAKTSLALASTQLAPDVFRKLLPEIQRIELVLASTRFYYTLQEFADLYGKVPFGRDDDSFYWPIQNNYAPPNIFVRTPFDINLTFADYSAQMNRRMQEEQEKHKAEMEAAAAAEAMDQSQGGEQPRHTNQPKEAEADVLQSHCILSAIQASLLFLAVVSLLYLAYLPQNSLSVTMFSALRT comes from the exons ATGGCCAGCAGCGGGAGTCGTGTAGGACGCACCGCCTCCACGATGAGTGGAGGTCAAAAGTCCCGACAAACCTTTCCGACCCGACAGCCTTGCTTCACGTTAAAGCGTCCGCTGATCTTTCAGGTGCGCAAATCACTGGTGGAATACGTGGACGATGAGCTGCTAGAGATGAAGACCTCGGTGTTTTATCAACGCATCTTCATACTCGCCAAGAATGTGGAACGGGAACGCGAGAGTAACCAAAGTACACATGCCACACTTGCGGCACATGCGGCCACAGCTGCCACAATGGCTGCATCGCGTCCTCAGCTGGATGGCGATACGGCCACCTTGAAGACAGCCGAAGTGATGGGCGGAGGCGATGATGAGCACTATTCACAGGCATCCACAGTGGAAGAGTTGCCGACGCAGCCCAAGCTGGAACCTGATGATGCGCAGGATCCTGAAAAGGAGACGTTGACACGCACTTTTAACTTTGATTTCGACGATGATGCTCAAGGTGAGGATGAAGCCGAAGAGCTGGAGGCGGAGGCAGAGCTCGAAGCAGGACCCAAGGATAGATACACACTGTTCACCGAGAAGCTGCAGGAGTTGCAGAAGAAGTGTCGCTACTTGTCTTATACTCCTGATCCCATGTGTGGACTGCTTGTCTATATGAATGATTATACGATGCTAATGCTGGAGAGTGGCGAAGACATGATGGGCATCTTTTGCGGCGAGCTCTTGAAGTGCATCGGCGACTATTGGCAATCGAATCGTGTGGTGCTCATCGAGGATCACATACAGGAT CTTTACACCAGGGAGCTTGTCTTTCGCCGCATTCCAGCCGCCTTTCTCAACGAAAAGTTTCCGCCTTCGACGCCCACCGATGAGTATTTGATGGGCAAACAGCATCTGATCATCAAGGAGAAGATGCACACCATCTGCAGCCTTGTGCACGACAGCCTTGAACCGCGTGGCCTAACCGCCACAGATCTCTCACATGCCGAATCCACAATGGATCCACCCTCCGATAACGAGGGCGGCTTCGAAGGCAGCGAGGAGGATCATCCGCCGCGTGTTTCCTACCAGGCCAAGACCAGTTTAGCATTAGCCTCCACTCAACTGGCTCCGGATGTGTTTCGCAAACTCCTGCCGGAGATTCAACGCATTGAACTGGTGCTCGCTTCTACGCGTTTCTATTACACGCTGCAGGAGTTTGCTGATCTGTATGGCAAGGTGCCGTTTGGCCGCGACGATGATAGCTTCTATTGGCCCATACAGAACAACTATGCACCGCCCAACATCTTTGTGCGCACACCGTTCGACATTAATCTGACGTTTGCCGACTACTCGGCGCAGATGAATCGTCGCATGCAGGAGGAGCAGGAGAAGCACAAGGCTGAAATggaggcagctgctgcagcggaGGCCATGGATCAGTCGCAGGGTGGAGAGCAGCCACGACACACTAATCAGCCCAAGGAGGCGGAAGCGGA TGTACTTCAATCTCATTGCATATTATCAGCCATCCAAGCGTCGTTGCTCTTTCTCGCTGTTGTCTCGTTGTTGTATCTCGCTTATCTGCCACAAAACTCGCTTTCGGTTACAATGTTTTCGGCATTGCGCACATGA
- the LOC133842872 gene encoding uncharacterized protein LOC133842872 isoform X2, translated as MASSGSRVGRTASTMSGGQKSRQTFPTRQPCFTLKRPLIFQVRKSLVEYVDDELLEMKTSVFYQRIFILAKNVERERESNQSTHATLAAHAATAATMAASRPQLDGDTATLKTAEVMGGGDDEHYSQASTVEELPTQPKLEPDDAQDPEKETLTRTFNFDFDDDAQGEDEAEELEAEAELEAGPKDRYTLFTEKLQELQKKCRYLSYTPDPMCGLLVYMNDYTMLMLESGEDMMGIFCGELLKCIGDYWQSNRVVLIEDHIQDLYTRELVFRRIPAAFLNEKFPPSTPTDEYLMGKQHLIIKEKMHTICSLVHDSLEPRGLTATDLSHAESTMDPPSDNEGGFEGSEEDHPPRVSYQAKTSLALASTQLAPDVFRKLLPEIQRIELVLASTRFYYTLQEFADLYGKVPFGRDDDSFYWPIQNNYAPPNIFVRTPFDINLTFADYSAQMNRRMQEEQEKHKAEMEAAAAAEAMDQSQGGEQPRHTNQPKEAEAE; from the exons ATGGCCAGCAGCGGGAGTCGTGTAGGACGCACCGCCTCCACGATGAGTGGAGGTCAAAAGTCCCGACAAACCTTTCCGACCCGACAGCCTTGCTTCACGTTAAAGCGTCCGCTGATCTTTCAGGTGCGCAAATCACTGGTGGAATACGTGGACGATGAGCTGCTAGAGATGAAGACCTCGGTGTTTTATCAACGCATCTTCATACTCGCCAAGAATGTGGAACGGGAACGCGAGAGTAACCAAAGTACACATGCCACACTTGCGGCACATGCGGCCACAGCTGCCACAATGGCTGCATCGCGTCCTCAGCTGGATGGCGATACGGCCACCTTGAAGACAGCCGAAGTGATGGGCGGAGGCGATGATGAGCACTATTCACAGGCATCCACAGTGGAAGAGTTGCCGACGCAGCCCAAGCTGGAACCTGATGATGCGCAGGATCCTGAAAAGGAGACGTTGACACGCACTTTTAACTTTGATTTCGACGATGATGCTCAAGGTGAGGATGAAGCCGAAGAGCTGGAGGCGGAGGCAGAGCTCGAAGCAGGACCCAAGGATAGATACACACTGTTCACCGAGAAGCTGCAGGAGTTGCAGAAGAAGTGTCGCTACTTGTCTTATACTCCTGATCCCATGTGTGGACTGCTTGTCTATATGAATGATTATACGATGCTAATGCTGGAGAGTGGCGAAGACATGATGGGCATCTTTTGCGGCGAGCTCTTGAAGTGCATCGGCGACTATTGGCAATCGAATCGTGTGGTGCTCATCGAGGATCACATACAGGAT CTTTACACCAGGGAGCTTGTCTTTCGCCGCATTCCAGCCGCCTTTCTCAACGAAAAGTTTCCGCCTTCGACGCCCACCGATGAGTATTTGATGGGCAAACAGCATCTGATCATCAAGGAGAAGATGCACACCATCTGCAGCCTTGTGCACGACAGCCTTGAACCGCGTGGCCTAACCGCCACAGATCTCTCACATGCCGAATCCACAATGGATCCACCCTCCGATAACGAGGGCGGCTTCGAAGGCAGCGAGGAGGATCATCCGCCGCGTGTTTCCTACCAGGCCAAGACCAGTTTAGCATTAGCCTCCACTCAACTGGCTCCGGATGTGTTTCGCAAACTCCTGCCGGAGATTCAACGCATTGAACTGGTGCTCGCTTCTACGCGTTTCTATTACACGCTGCAGGAGTTTGCTGATCTGTATGGCAAGGTGCCGTTTGGCCGCGACGATGATAGCTTCTATTGGCCCATACAGAACAACTATGCACCGCCCAACATCTTTGTGCGCACACCGTTCGACATTAATCTGACGTTTGCCGACTACTCGGCGCAGATGAATCGTCGCATGCAGGAGGAGCAGGAGAAGCACAAGGCTGAAATggaggcagctgctgcagcggaGGCCATGGATCAGTCGCAGGGTGGAGAGCAGCCACGACACACTAATCAGCCCAAGGAGGCGGAAGCGGAGTGA
- the LOC133844458 gene encoding uncharacterized protein LOC133844458, with amino-acid sequence MADTIWQGLRIMLQLPDLLVFCCLWGSGLSLGYYLKSAFVYDNLWPHWYALVGGLMALFLALGWTLRKRGKQRYSYDHYYIIFYGLLCSLLGSCFMLSKQLAVSYYFSFVGFSVIFVASFSYVSLRSEASGLRPARIAFGNACHASGLAAGFAIFNEFEPQRCGFISLAVNLLLLLFVCINELLQHLGTHNYKQSRDLVFNLLNEERLVFLPRPAVLAQFVGRPDYQLLPSRQWLVLLSGGLVLLLQRCCLLHSPVHLQLMWSATTGFVERSHLYTPFALYAAGCGLSALLLLRYTPKLVYLLFGVIQITLVVALLCIYNDDQPEHSFLFLCLIYASAGVLSGQALHWLLECSPFLYAELSLAVGFVLQLAVMEGCKYELNVEDDVWPALLASSLTYLGLTLLAIVLVVWLQPRTASLVDVRNRLLGIRRLNLPAAQTQFWHTNHFLAHDKQPHELQSVQLDKSRVFQQYPISDSTPNANVNAKADKL; translated from the exons ATGGCTGATACCATTTGGCAGGGATTGCGCATTATGCTGCAGCTGCCTGATCTGCTAG TCTTTTGCTGCTTGTGGGGCAGCGGCCTCTCCTTGGGCTACTATCTGAAGTCGGCTTTTGTCTACGACAATCTGTGGCCACATTGGTATGCTCTGGTTGGTGGTTTGATGGCTTTGTTCCTTGCTCTGGGCTGGACACTGCGTAAGCGTGGCAAACAGCGTTATAGCTATGATCACtattacataatattttatggaTTGCTCTGCTCGCTGCTCGGTAGCTGCTTCATGCTCAGCAAACAATTAG CTGTTAGCTACTACTTCAGCTTCGTGGGGTTCAGCGTCATCTTTGTGGCCAGCTTCAGCTATGTGAGTTTGCGCAGCGAAGCCTCTGGATTGAGACCTGCTCGCATTGCTTTTGGCAATGCTTGTCATGCCTCAGGATTGGCTGCTGGTTTTGCGATCTTCAACGAGTTTGAGCCACAACGTTGTGGCTTTATTTCGCTGGCTGtcaatctgctgctgctcctcttcGTCTGCATCAatgagctgctgcagcatctGGGCACACACAACTACAAGCAATCGCGTGATCTGGTCTTCAATCTGCTCAACGAAGAGCGGCTCGTCTTTCTGCCACGCCCCGCTGTGCTCGCCCAGTTCGTGGGTCGTCCGGACTATCAACTGCTGCCCAGTCGTCAGTGGCTGGTGTTGCTCTCGGGTGGattggtgctgttgctgcaacgctgctgcttgctgcactCGCCTGTGCATCTGCAACTCATGTGGAGTGCCACGACGGGATTTGTGGAACGTTCGCATCTCTATACGCCATTTGCACTCTATGCCGCCGGCTGTGGCTTGAGTGCCTTGCTCCTGCTGCGATACACTCCGAAGCTGGTCTATCTGCTGTTTGGTGTCATCCAGATAACGCTTGTGGTGGCGCTGCTTTGCATCTACAATGACGACCAGCCGGAGCACAGTTTCCTCTTCCTGTGTCTCATCTATGCCAGCGCTGGCGTGTTGTCTGGTCAGGCTCTCCACTGGCTTCTGGAGTGTTCGCCTTTTCTCTACGCGGAGCTGTCGCTGGCTGTGGGATTTGTGCTGCAGTTGGCTGTCATGGAGGGCTGCAAGTATGAGCTGAATGTGGAGGATGATGTCTGGCCTGCGCTGTTGGCCAGCAGTTTAACCTATTTGGGCCTCACCCTGTTGGCCATCGTGCTTGTTGTCTGGTTGCAGCCACGCACCGCGAGTCTTGTTGATGTCCGTAATCGCCTGCTGGGCATTAGGCGTCTCAATTTGCCCGCTGCTCAGACGCAGTTTTGGCACACGAATCACTTTCTCGCCCACGACAAGCAGCCCCATGAGCTGCAGTCGGTGCAGCTGGACAAGAGTCGCGTATTCCAGCAGTATCCAATTAGCGACTCCACGCCCAACGCCAATGTCAATGCCAAAGCGGACAAGCTCTAA